The Bradyrhizobium oligotrophicum S58 genome contains the following window.
GGACAAGCCGTTGAACAGGCGCCCCAGGTCGAGCCGCTGCTGCTCGTCGGCGGCATACACCGTCAGGCGGTTGCCGAGCAGCGCCGCCAGCTCCTCGACATAGGCGGCCTCGCGGCGCGAGCGCACGGCGTAGTGCAGCGAGACGTCGGCGCCCTTGCGCGTCAAAGCCTGGGCCACTCCGAGCAGCGGCGTGATGCCGATGCCGCCCGCGACGAGGCAATATTGCGGGCGCTGCCAATCGACCTGCAGCAGCGAGGTCGGGCTGGTCACGTCGAGATGGGCCCCACGCTGCAGCGACCACAAATAGCGCGACCCGCCACGTGAATCCTCAGCGAGACGCACCGCGATCCGATAGCCTTGCGGCTCGGCTTCGCCGACCAGGGAATAGGAACGCACGTCGGGCTGGCCGCCGACGAGAACGCCGACCTTGATGTGGCTGCCGAGCGCATAGGGCGCGCAGGGATAGTCGTCGGGCCGCAGCGTGAATTCGCGGATACCCGGCGCGAGGTCGCGCGTCGAGACCAGGGTCGCAGGCGACCAATTGTCCTGGAAGCGCATGATCGTCTCCGTTAGTTCGCAGTCTGCTTGATCAGCACGGCGGCCGGTACGAGATCCATCGGCCCGCGGGCCTTGACCGCCAGCCGCAGATTGCGGGCCGCGAGGCGGGCATGCTCGCGCATGATCCCCTCGGCGCGGGCGCCCTCGCGGTTCTCGATGGCGTCGATGACGATACGATGGTGCTCCTGCGCCACCACCAGGATGTGACGCGCCTCGGGCAGCGCCGACTGCGC
Protein-coding sequences here:
- a CDS encoding PDR/VanB family oxidoreductase — protein: MRFQDNWSPATLVSTRDLAPGIREFTLRPDDYPCAPYALGSHIKVGVLVGGQPDVRSYSLVGEAEPQGYRIAVRLAEDSRGGSRYLWSLQRGAHLDVTSPTSLLQVDWQRPQYCLVAGGIGITPLLGVAQALTRKGADVSLHYAVRSRREAAYVEELAALLGNRLTVYAADEQQRLDLGRLFNGLSSGATVLFCGPMRMLDAARSAWSACGRAPTDLSYETFGSSGRLASEPFKVRLRGSGEEIVVPRDRSMLDVLNAAGHEIMADCRRGECGVCTVDVVDIAGEIDHRDVFFSEAQKHENRKLCACVSRAHGVVTIDTLERADAL